The nucleotide sequence ACCTGAAAGGAATACAAGTATATTCTTTTCCTGAAGTTCTCTAACTATCCTTACAGCTATATCCTCATCAGGAGCAGCTCCAATAATTGCAGCAAAACCCGGCATCCTTCCATCAACAAGCTGGATACCGAGATTCCTTTGAATAGTATCTGTGATAAAACCATTATAAACATAACCTGTCTCAGGGTCCTTAGCTGGCTCCTGTCCGTTTATATACCTGAGAGCAAGTATGATCTCCTCGGCAAATAGTGTTGCCATTCCTGAATCAAGGGCTTCTCCGAGATATGGTCTCCATATATGCTCCTCAGGTTCTGGATGAAGTAGTTCCTTTGCAAAACCAAGGGCAGCCTTCATGTCCTGAAGGGTCTTTACGGCAAAACCTGTCATTGCATAGATCATGGGAAGATAAAAGGCAGTATCAGGAAATTCAAATTGATAATCCTTTCCCTTTTCACTGATTGCTTTCTCAAGAGCCTCCTCTGCCTCTTTTACAAGTCTATGTGCTCCTCTAATGGCTGCTGAGGCGATAATCTTTGACATTTCTACCTCCAAATTTATTAAATTTATTATTAATTATTTAATTAAATTAGTCAACTCATTCTCTGTCTTAAAAAGGCAGGTATTCCGTTTGCCTCTCTTGGTCCAACAGTGACCTTCCATCCAGGAAGCTTCTCTTCTATTGCTCCGCTCAGAATAGCCACGTAGCCTGGGATGATCAGCTCCCTGTGACTTATCTCATTTTCTACTCCGCTTTCCTTTATAAACTGCGCTATCTTTGCAGCAGTAAATTTTCCTGCTGCCCAGGCTGTAAGAACAGAAAGACCCTCACAATCCATAACTGCAAGCCTTGAAGGAACCTTGCTATTTTCTATCTCTCCTGAAACAATAAAGTATGTAAGCGAAAAGTTCGTGGTGATAAGAAGGGGTGAATCAGGCTTTGGTTCTCCTATCTTGTATATCTTCTGTTCAACCTGCATGGGAACCTGAGGATCTGTATAAATGTTCTGCCTGAAGGTGAAGAGTGCAAGATTCTTCCATCTTTCAGCGCTGCTCAATACCACTATGGACGAATATTTCATCACACCCAGTGCAGCAATTAATGCCTCAAGGAGTTTATCATCTCTCTGGCATAGATTTATGACAGGATATCCCAGGGGTTTGAAGCCTTTTTTAAGGCTCGCTCTTCTTATAAGGGTGTTATGCTCAAGAAGCTGTTTTGCCTTTCTTGCATTACTGTCAATCACGAGGTCTTCCACTCCAAGGGATTTTATCCTTTCTGTAAGCTCGGCTAAAGCCTCAAGGCCATCGGCCTTCACTCCTAAGGGAACCTTATAGGTCTTTGCAAGGGAACACATCTTATCTGCATTATCTTTATCTGCACCATAAAGAAGTGGTCTCTCTGAGGAAATAATTTTGAGAGCCCTTTCTGCTGCTTCAGGATTTACTGTAGATATAATAAAAGGTACACCCGATGCCTTCTGAAATACATTCTTTACAACTGTCTCGAAATGTGATGGATCTCCTGATACATTATCTATAAATATTGCATCAATTCTCAGCCTCTGACCTACCCTCTCAA is from Thermodesulfovibrionales bacterium and encodes:
- the acsC gene encoding acetyl-CoA decarbonylase/synthase complex subunit gamma — translated: MALTGVEIFKLLPKTNCKKCGHPTCLAFAMKLAQRQASLDQCPDVSEEAKRILSEASAPPIRPVTFGIGDRAVKMGEETVLFRHEKKFVNPTVFAVEIKDTDSNEKIEKTLDDILTSEIERVGQRLRIDAIFIDNVSGDPSHFETVVKNVFQKASGVPFIISTVNPEAAERALKIISSERPLLYGADKDNADKMCSLAKTYKVPLGVKADGLEALAELTERIKSLGVEDLVIDSNARKAKQLLEHNTLIRRASLKKGFKPLGYPVINLCQRDDKLLEALIAALGVMKYSSIVVLSSAERWKNLALFTFRQNIYTDPQVPMQVEQKIYKIGEPKPDSPLLITTNFSLTYFIVSGEIENSKVPSRLAVMDCEGLSVLTAWAAGKFTAAKIAQFIKESGVENEISHRELIIPGYVAILSGAIEEKLPGWKVTVGPREANGIPAFLRQRMS